The following DNA comes from Clostridiaceae bacterium.
ATTGCAGAACAAAAATACTGCCAGTGCCTCGGAAAATATGATTGTTGCCTTAAATGAAAATCTTAATAATGTAACTTTAATTGGTGAAAAAACTTTTGGTAAAGGTATCGGACAATTTACTCTCCCCTTAAGAAGAGGTTTTGCCGTTAAAGCTACGGTTCTGCTTTGGTATGGACCTGAAGGTAACAATATTCATGGTTATGGCATTGAACCACATATTGAATATGCGGGAGATGATATTATAGAATTTGCTCTCAGCAAAATCAGCTGAAGCACAGGGACGGTTCTTCTGCTTCCTTCTTCTGTTATTTTACTATTTTCTTCTTCTGTTTCCTTCTTATGCATTTTCTGCTTATATTTACCAAGATTTCCTCTTGTATATATTTCCCGTTTTTGTTATTCTGCTTTCCTAAGTTTCTACTCTTTCTTCTAATGTTTATATTCCAGCAACAAATTTAGTTCTTTCTCAGTGAGCTCCCTGTACTCTCCTGGCTTAAGAGTTTCATCGAGCTTCAGTGATGCCATTTCCAGTCTTTTTAGGAACCTAACTTTACTTCCGGCAGCTAAAAACATTCTTTTAACCTGGTGAAATTTTCCCTCATAAATTATTACTTCAGCTTCTGAATATCTGCCTGATTTAATAATTATCAACTCTGATGGAAGTGTTTTATAACCATCATCAAGTATAATACCTTCACTAAACTTTTTTACAGTGTCATTATCAATAATTCCTTCTACTAAAGCATAATATTTTTTGGCAATATGTTTTTTGGGAGAAAGCAGTTCATGGGCAAGCATACCGTCATTTGTCAACAGAAGAAGCCCTTCGGTATCAATATCAAGTCTACCCACAGGGAAAAGTCCTATTTTTTTTAGCCTTTCATCAAGTAAGTCAACTACTGTTTTTAATTTATCATCGTAGGTTGCAGAAATAACTCCCTGGGGTTTGTTCAACATTATATACACAAACTTTTTATATTTAACTACTTCCCCATTTATTTCAACAACGCTCTCTTCCGGATAAACATGCATACTGCTGTCGGAGGCAATAGTCCCATCCACTATTACTGCTCCTTGTTTTACAAGCTGCTTAATTTCTTTCCGTGAGCCATAACCAAGATTTGACAGCATTTTATCTAATCTGATTGTATTACTCATACCATTTTTCTCCATCCACTGGGATACAGATTTTTCAAATATTCTCCTGTTTGCTTTGCCCAGCCAATTGTAAATCCATCAACACATACAGCAGTTAATCCCTTCATCCCGATTTCCATGATGGTCTCTCCTTTAAGGTAACTGGCTATTTCTCTACTATCTGCTTTAAAATCTATTGTTCTTTTTACATCCTCTTTCTTCAAAGATATCACAAATGAATGAGATGGTTCAAATCTGTTTTCCCTGAAACTTCCAACAAGCAATCCAGGCTTAATTACTTTTATGCCGCTCATATCAGGAAGGTTTCCAGGAGTTACATACAAATAATTTCCTCTTAATTCAAAATTTCCTTCCAATCTTATATTTAAATTTTCCTCTTCAAACTGTCGGTATATTTCAAGTATTCCCTGTAATTTATTATTATATTGGCTATTATTTTCTCCATTTCTTTTATTGGTTTTTTTAATGCAATTATTTATTAAACAGGAAGTCTCATCTTTCCCTTTTTTCTTTAGCAAAGCAGTAAAATGGCCTTCACCTTCAAGTTTATGAGGCCATAGCCGGGCAGCATTGGCTATTTCCTTTCTTCCTCCGCACCAGTCTGTTCTTCCGGGTTCAACACCATTTTTATTTGGAATTTTAACAGTTTCATACTCTGAGTGTTTGTCAATAAATTCTGCAATTATTATCTCATTTTCTTCAGGAGAAAAAGTACATGTTGAATAAATCAGATATCCGCCTTCTCTTAACATTATATCAGCGCTTTCAAGGATTTCCCTTTGTATTGCCGCACATTTGGAGGATTTATATTTCTCCCAGCTTCTTGCAGCTGATTCATCTTTTCTGAACATACCTTCACCCGAACAAGG
Coding sequences within:
- a CDS encoding NOL1/NOP2/sun family putative RNA methylase — encoded protein: MKLPGEFLDKMRMLLGNEEYQLFLESYNKPRYYGLRVNTLKVSVDKFLNISPFKLRPVPWTKEGFYYPEEENPGKHPYYHAGLYYIQEPSAMFPGTILQASPGERILDLCAAPGGKTVQIAAAMRGEGIIVSNDISSQRIKALVKNIELCGVKNAVVTNESPEVLAVKFKGFFDKILVDAPCSGEGMFRKDESAARSWEKYKSSKCAAIQREILESADIMLREGGYLIYSTCTFSPEENEIIIAEFIDKHSEYETVKIPNKNGVEPGRTDWCGGRKEIANAARLWPHKLEGEGHFTALLKKKGKDETSCLINNCIKKTNKRNGENNSQYNNKLQGILEIYRQFEEENLNIRLEGNFELRGNYLYVTPGNLPDMSGIKVIKPGLLVGSFRENRFEPSHSFVISLKKEDVKRTIDFKADSREIASYLKGETIMEIGMKGLTAVCVDGFTIGWAKQTGEYLKNLYPSGWRKMV
- a CDS encoding rRNA pseudouridine synthase, which translates into the protein MSNTIRLDKMLSNLGYGSRKEIKQLVKQGAVIVDGTIASDSSMHVYPEESVVEINGEVVKYKKFVYIMLNKPQGVISATYDDKLKTVVDLLDERLKKIGLFPVGRLDIDTEGLLLLTNDGMLAHELLSPKKHIAKKYYALVEGIIDNDTVKKFSEGIILDDGYKTLPSELIIIKSGRYSEAEVIIYEGKFHQVKRMFLAAGSKVRFLKRLEMASLKLDETLKPGEYRELTEKELNLLLEYKH